The Tenrec ecaudatus isolate mTenEca1 chromosome 6, mTenEca1.hap1, whole genome shotgun sequence genome has a window encoding:
- the LOC142450979 gene encoding olfactory receptor 2AP1-like, translating to MSNQTSVTEFILLGLTDDTDLQVFLFLFLLLTYVSSIMGNLTIIILTLMDYRLQSPMYFFLRNFSFLEISFISVCVPKMLVNIGTGDKTISFAGCFTQYFFAFLLGATEFYLLAAMSYDRYVAICRPLHYTTMLNRRLCIQLVLCSWFSGFIVAIVPHLMTLQLPFCASNIINHYCCDYTSLLRLSCSDTQIIEMIGCLLAAVTLILTLVLVIVSYTSIIRTILRIPSAQQRKKAFSTCSSHMVVVSLSYGSCLVMYMNPSAEDAGTFNKGVAVLNTSVAPLLNPFIYTLRNQQVKVAFKDMVSRIHFLILRK from the coding sequence ATGAGCAATCAGACATCAGTGACCGAGTTCATCCTACTTGGATTGACAGATGACACCGACCTTCAagtcttccttttccttttcctgcTACTAACTTACGTCTCAAGTATTATGGGAAATCTGACCATCATCATTCTGACCCTGATGGACTATCGCCTCCAGAGTCCTATGTACTTTTTCCTCCGGAATTTTTCCTTCTTGGAAATTTCCTTTATCTCTGTGTGTGTTCCCAAAATGCTAGTCAACATTGGGACTGGAGACAAGACGATTTCCTTTGCCGGTTGTTTTACTCAGTATTTTTTTGCCTTCCTTCTGGGGGCGACTGAATTTTACCTTTTAGCTgccatgtcctatgaccgctacgTTGCCATCTGTAGACCCCTGCATTACACAACCATGCTGAACAGGAGACTCTGCATTCAACTTGTCCTGTGTTCCTGGTTCTCTGGGTTTATAGTTGCCATTGTGCCACACCTAATGACTCTTCAGCTGCCTTTCTGTGCATCTAATATCATCAATCATTATTGCTGTGACTACACTTCATTGTTGCGTTTGTCCTGTTCAGACACACAAATCATTGAAATGATCGGATGTTTACTGGCTGCCGTGACACTCATCCTCACACTCGTGTTAGTCATTGTTTCCTACACATCCATCATCAGGACCATTCTGAGAATCCCTTCTGCTCAACAAAGGAAAAAGGCCTTTTCTACTTGCTCCTCTCACATGGTTGTAGTTTCACTTTCTTATGGAAGCTGTCTCGTTATGTACATGAACCCTTCTGCTGAGGATGCAGGCACATTTAATAAGGGAGTAGCTGTGCTCAATACCTCAGTCGCCCCTCTCTTGAACCCATTCATCTACACTCTGAGGAACCAGCAAGTGAAAGTCGCCTTCAAAGATATGGTCAGTAGAatacattttcttattttaagaAAGTGA